A window of the Chitinophagaceae bacterium genome harbors these coding sequences:
- a CDS encoding DUF4199 domain-containing protein — protein sequence METPNQNVSEENMNPAVLWGLIGGFGLILVSILTYLLNVHSHSSIIFIFYGILIFSIVMGITGKKNAETESYFPFGKAFVTGIIVTAIASLIGSIYTFIFYKYIDPELMQLILEQSKQTIYDQNMSEIEENQSIRFIEFFVSPAIMAISSFIVYCIVGLIVSVIASLFVKTNPPENQEIA from the coding sequence ATGGAAACACCGAATCAAAATGTATCTGAGGAAAACATGAACCCTGCTGTTTTGTGGGGCTTAATAGGGGGCTTTGGATTAATTTTAGTATCTATACTTACCTATCTGCTAAATGTTCATAGTCACAGTTCTATTATTTTTATTTTCTACGGGATATTGATATTCTCCATAGTGATGGGCATAACCGGTAAGAAAAATGCTGAAACTGAAAGCTACTTCCCCTTCGGAAAAGCTTTTGTCACCGGGATAATTGTCACTGCAATTGCTTCATTGATTGGCAGTATTTATACTTTTATATTTTACAAATACATAGATCCTGAATTAATGCAGCTGATTTTAGAGCAAAGCAAGCAGACTATTTATGATCAAAATATGTCAGAAATCGAAGAAAATCAATCGATTAGATTTATAGAGTTTTTTGTTTCCCCGGCGATTATGGCCATTTCTTCTTTCATAGTATATTGCATAGTGGGACTTATAGTATCCGTAATAGCGAGCTTATTTGTTAAAACTAACCCCCCGGAAAATCAAGAAATTGCATAA